In one window of Streptomyces sp. FXJ1.172 DNA:
- a CDS encoding UDP-glucose dehydrogenase family protein, which yields MSLKITVIGTGYLGATHAAAMAELGFEVLGLDVVPEKIAMLERGETPMYEPGLEELLRRHVAGFEGSTGRLRFTTDWAEIGAFGDVHFVCVNTPQRHGEYACDMSYVDSAIASLAPHLHRPALVVGKSTVPVGSADRLAAYLAQNAPAGAEAELAWNPEFLREGFAVQDTLHPDRIVVGVRGERAEKLLREVYAAPVGEGTPFVVTDFPTAELVKTAANSFLATKISFINAMAEVCEAAGGDVAKLAEAIGHDERIGAKFLRAGIGFGGGCLPKDIRAFMARAGELGADQALTFLREIDSINMRRRGQMVEMTREALGGGSFLGKRIAVLGATFKPDSDDVRDSPALNVAGQIHLQGGQVTVYDPKGMDNARKVFPTLGYADSALEAVRGADAVLHLTEWREFRELDPAALGAAASARLILDGRNALDPRLWRQAGWTYRAMGRPTA from the coding sequence ATGAGCCTGAAGATCACCGTGATCGGCACCGGCTACCTCGGCGCCACGCACGCCGCGGCCATGGCCGAACTCGGTTTCGAGGTGCTCGGACTGGACGTCGTACCCGAGAAGATCGCGATGCTTGAGCGCGGCGAGACCCCGATGTACGAGCCGGGGCTGGAAGAGCTGCTGCGCAGGCATGTGGCGGGGTTCGAGGGGTCGACCGGCCGGCTGCGGTTCACCACGGACTGGGCCGAGATCGGGGCCTTCGGCGATGTCCACTTCGTGTGTGTGAACACCCCGCAGAGGCACGGCGAGTACGCCTGCGACATGTCGTACGTCGACTCCGCGATCGCCTCCCTCGCCCCGCATCTGCACCGGCCGGCCCTGGTCGTCGGCAAGTCGACCGTGCCGGTCGGGTCCGCCGACCGGCTTGCGGCCTACCTCGCCCAGAACGCCCCGGCGGGCGCGGAGGCGGAGCTGGCCTGGAACCCGGAGTTCCTGCGCGAGGGCTTCGCCGTCCAGGACACCCTGCACCCGGACCGGATCGTGGTGGGCGTGCGCGGCGAGCGCGCCGAGAAGCTGCTGCGCGAGGTGTACGCCGCCCCGGTCGGCGAGGGCACGCCGTTCGTGGTGACCGACTTCCCGACCGCCGAGCTGGTGAAGACGGCCGCGAACTCGTTCCTCGCGACCAAGATCTCCTTCATCAACGCGATGGCGGAGGTGTGCGAGGCGGCCGGCGGCGACGTGGCGAAGCTCGCGGAGGCCATCGGCCACGACGAGCGGATCGGAGCCAAGTTCCTGCGCGCCGGGATCGGCTTCGGCGGCGGGTGTCTGCCGAAGGACATCCGGGCGTTCATGGCCCGCGCGGGCGAGCTGGGCGCCGACCAGGCGCTGACCTTCCTGCGCGAGATCGACTCCATCAACATGCGCCGGCGCGGCCAGATGGTCGAGATGACCCGCGAGGCGCTCGGCGGCGGCTCCTTCCTCGGCAAGCGGATCGCGGTGCTCGGTGCCACCTTCAAGCCCGACTCGGACGACGTGCGCGACTCGCCGGCGCTGAACGTGGCCGGCCAGATCCACCTCCAGGGCGGCCAGGTGACCGTGTACGACCCGAAGGGCATGGACAACGCCCGCAAGGTCTTCCCGACCCTCGGCTACGCCGACTCGGCGCTGGAGGCGGTCCGGGGGGCGGACGCCGTGCTGCACCTGACCGAGTGGCGTGAGTTCCGCGAGCTGGACCCGGCGGCGCTCGGCGCGGCCGCGTCGGCCCGGCTGATCCTGGACGGCCGCAACGCCCTGGACCCCCGCCTGTGGCGCCAAGCGGGCTGGACGTACCGGGCGATGGGCCGCCCGACCGCGTAG
- a CDS encoding acyl-CoA dehydrogenase family protein, with translation MAGSADFDLYRPSEEHDMLRDAVRSLVEAKIAPFAAAVDEEARFPQEALDALVAGDLHAVHVPEEYGGAGADALATVIVIEEVARACVSSSLIPAVNKLGSLPVILSGGEDLKKKYLTPLAKGDAMFSYCLSEPEAGSDAGGMKTKAVRDGDHWVLNGVKRWITNAGVSEYYTVMAVTDPDKRTKGISAFVVEKSDEGVSFGAPEKKLGIKGSPTREVYFDNVRIPADRMIGEEGTGFMTAMKTLDHTRITIAAQALGVAQGAFDYAKGYVQERKQFGKAIADFQGIQFMLADMSMKISAARALTYQAAAASERGDADLTYLGAAAKCFASDVAMEVTTDAVQLLGGYGYTRDYPVERMMRDAKITQIYEGTNQVQRIVMARNLP, from the coding sequence GTGGCCGGATCGGCTGACTTCGATTTGTACCGCCCGTCCGAGGAGCACGACATGCTCCGCGACGCCGTCCGCTCCCTGGTCGAGGCGAAGATCGCGCCGTTCGCCGCGGCGGTGGACGAGGAGGCCCGCTTCCCGCAGGAGGCCCTCGACGCCCTGGTCGCCGGCGACCTGCACGCGGTGCACGTCCCCGAGGAGTACGGCGGCGCCGGCGCCGACGCGCTCGCCACCGTCATCGTGATCGAGGAGGTGGCCCGCGCCTGCGTCTCCTCCTCCCTGATCCCGGCCGTCAACAAGCTCGGCTCGCTCCCGGTGATCCTCTCCGGCGGCGAGGATCTGAAGAAGAAGTACCTGACCCCGCTCGCCAAGGGCGACGCGATGTTCTCGTACTGCCTCTCCGAGCCCGAGGCCGGCTCGGACGCGGGCGGCATGAAGACCAAGGCCGTGCGCGACGGCGACCACTGGGTGCTCAACGGCGTGAAGCGCTGGATCACCAACGCGGGCGTCTCCGAGTACTACACGGTCATGGCCGTCACCGACCCGGACAAGCGCACCAAGGGCATCTCCGCCTTCGTCGTCGAGAAGTCGGACGAGGGCGTCTCCTTCGGCGCCCCCGAGAAGAAACTCGGCATCAAGGGCTCCCCGACCCGCGAGGTCTACTTCGACAACGTCCGCATCCCCGCCGACCGCATGATCGGCGAGGAGGGCACGGGCTTCATGACAGCGATGAAGACCCTGGACCACACCCGCATCACCATCGCCGCCCAGGCGCTCGGTGTCGCGCAGGGCGCCTTCGACTACGCCAAGGGCTATGTCCAGGAGCGCAAGCAGTTCGGCAAGGCGATCGCCGACTTCCAGGGCATCCAGTTCATGCTCGCGGACATGTCGATGAAGATCTCGGCGGCCCGCGCCCTCACCTACCAGGCCGCCGCCGCCTCCGAGCGCGGCGACGCCGACCTCACCTACCTGGGTGCCGCCGCCAAGTGCTTCGCCTCGGACGTCGCGATGGAGGTCACCACGGACGCCGTCCAGCTGCTCGGCGGCTACGGCTACACCCGTGACTACCCGGTGGAGCGCATGATGCGCGACGCCAAGATCACGCAGATTTATGAGGGCACGAACCAGGTCCAGCGGATCGTCATGGCCCGCAACCTGCCGTAA
- a CDS encoding four-helix bundle copper-binding protein, with translation MTQPGTMTPMTQQMQECVDACMTAHRMCEETMSSCMQMGGQVQMKIMRALMDCSETTRMCADMMMRRSPMAGEMCTMCARACDMCVDACMTMPDDPQMMRCADACRRAAEMCRAMAGAGM, from the coding sequence ATGACCCAGCCCGGAACGATGACGCCCATGACGCAGCAGATGCAGGAGTGCGTCGACGCCTGCATGACCGCGCACCGCATGTGCGAGGAGACCATGAGTTCCTGCATGCAGATGGGCGGCCAGGTCCAGATGAAGATCATGCGCGCGCTCATGGACTGCTCCGAGACGACCCGTATGTGCGCGGACATGATGATGCGCCGCTCGCCCATGGCGGGCGAGATGTGCACGATGTGCGCCAGGGCGTGCGACATGTGTGTCGACGCGTGTATGACGATGCCGGACGACCCGCAGATGATGCGCTGCGCGGACGCGTGTCGCCGCGCTGCGGAGATGTGCCGTGCCATGGCGGGCGCCGGCATGTGA
- a CDS encoding LCP family protein, with product MNDWPEGWSDNNGGPRYGRGSAGAQPEGARAMRQVRRGPAVPPGQRSYGDPGPAAPPYGTAVPQQPSYADGRGYDEGAGYDSGYNTGQVYGGGRGGGGFVPNDNDPDPELGQYRPRPNWRRRIKWTVITLATVLVVTSVATYFWADSKLRREVDLSQVIDRPAAGSGTNYLIVGSDSREGMSKADEQRLHTGSAEGKRTDSMMILHVGDNGDTLVSLPRDSNVTIPSYKGSASGKVYPARGRQEKLNAAYAEDGPTLLVRTIEANTGLHIDHYVEIGFQGFAKIVDAVGGVTINIDKGFKDSYSGADFKAGTQTLNGAQALAFVRTRHAFAASDLQRTKNQQKFLSALAHQVATPSTVLNPFTFYPTMGAGLDSLIVDKDMSLWNLASMFWAMKGVQSGGGTSMNMPISGSVGGNLVWDKAKVKTLVDELNNDQKVTVSGN from the coding sequence ATGAATGACTGGCCCGAGGGATGGTCCGACAACAACGGCGGACCCCGGTACGGACGCGGAAGCGCCGGCGCGCAGCCGGAGGGCGCGCGCGCGATGCGTCAGGTGCGGCGCGGCCCGGCGGTACCGCCCGGGCAGCGCTCGTACGGCGACCCCGGCCCGGCGGCACCGCCGTACGGGACCGCCGTCCCGCAGCAGCCGTCGTACGCGGACGGCCGGGGATACGACGAGGGCGCCGGCTACGACAGCGGCTACAACACCGGACAGGTGTACGGCGGCGGCCGCGGCGGCGGCGGCTTCGTCCCCAACGACAACGACCCGGACCCGGAACTCGGTCAGTACCGGCCGCGCCCGAACTGGCGGCGCCGGATCAAGTGGACCGTGATCACGCTGGCGACCGTGCTGGTGGTCACATCGGTCGCGACCTACTTCTGGGCCGACTCCAAGCTGCGCCGCGAGGTCGACCTGTCCCAGGTCATCGACCGGCCCGCGGCGGGCTCGGGCACGAACTACCTGATCGTCGGCTCGGACAGCCGCGAGGGCATGAGCAAGGCGGACGAGCAGAGGCTGCACACCGGCTCCGCCGAGGGCAAGCGCACGGACTCGATGATGATCCTGCACGTCGGCGACAACGGCGACACGCTGGTCTCGCTGCCGCGCGACTCGAACGTCACGATCCCGTCGTACAAGGGGTCGGCGTCCGGGAAGGTCTACCCGGCCAGGGGCCGGCAGGAGAAGCTGAACGCCGCCTACGCCGAGGACGGGCCGACCCTGCTGGTCCGCACGATCGAGGCCAACACGGGTCTGCACATCGACCACTACGTGGAGATCGGCTTCCAGGGCTTCGCGAAGATCGTGGACGCGGTCGGCGGTGTCACCATCAACATCGACAAGGGCTTCAAGGACTCGTACTCGGGCGCCGACTTCAAGGCGGGCACGCAGACGCTGAACGGCGCGCAGGCGCTCGCCTTCGTGCGCACCCGGCACGCCTTCGCGGCCAGTGACCTGCAGCGCACCAAGAACCAGCAGAAGTTCCTGTCGGCGCTGGCGCACCAGGTGGCCACCCCGTCGACGGTGCTGAACCCGTTCACGTTCTACCCGACCATGGGCGCGGGGCTGGACTCCCTGATCGTCGACAAGGACATGAGCCTGTGGAACCTGGCCTCGATGTTCTGGGCGATGAAGGGTGTCCAGAGCGGTGGCGGCACGTCCATGAACATGCCGATCTCCGGTTCCGTCGGCGGCAACCTCGTCTGGGACAAGGCGAAGGTCAAGACCCTGGTGGACGAGCTGAACAACGACCAGAAGGTCACCGTCTCCGGCAACTGA
- a CDS encoding acyl-CoA thioesterase → MTDQVTDTEPDMEPDIPGKATSASRTTLSHIMTHNDTNLLGTVHGGVIMKLVDDAAGAVAGRHSGGPAVTASMDEMAFLEPIRVGDLVHVKAQVNWTGRTSMEVGVRVLAERWNESAPPTHVGSAYLVFAAVDADGKPRRVPPVLPETDRDRRRYQEAQIRRTHRLARRRAIRELRETRVAEGFED, encoded by the coding sequence ATGACAGACCAGGTCACGGACACGGAACCGGACATGGAGCCGGACATTCCCGGCAAAGCCACGTCCGCCTCGCGCACCACCCTCAGCCACATCATGACCCACAACGACACCAACCTGCTGGGGACGGTGCACGGCGGTGTGATCATGAAGCTCGTGGACGACGCGGCCGGCGCGGTGGCCGGCCGGCACTCCGGCGGTCCCGCCGTCACCGCGTCCATGGACGAGATGGCCTTCCTGGAGCCGATCCGCGTCGGCGACCTGGTCCATGTGAAGGCCCAGGTGAACTGGACCGGCCGGACCTCCATGGAGGTGGGCGTCCGCGTCCTCGCCGAACGCTGGAACGAGTCGGCCCCGCCCACCCACGTCGGCTCGGCCTACCTGGTCTTCGCGGCCGTCGACGCCGACGGCAAGCCGCGCCGGGTACCGCCGGTGCTCCCGGAGACCGACCGCGACCGCCGCCGCTACCAGGAGGCCCAGATCCGCCGCACGCACCGGCTGGCCCGCCGCCGGGCCATCCGGGAGCTGCGGGAGACGCGGGTGGCGGAGGGGTTCGAGGACTAG
- a CDS encoding LCP family protein codes for MASPPRSPSRPQRRPQPPRRVPRPPERPVRSVRLPRRPRWAMRAASTLSVVVLASAGIGHAVISSLDADIARVDAFKDMKNRPRAGHGMNVLLVGTDGRDKITEKERRDFRLGGAPCHCTDTMMIVHISENRDRATVVSLPRDSYAEVPARTDPATGRQFAAHPVRLNAAYSEGGPQLTVRTVENMTHLKIDHYLEVDFTSFMRTVDVLGGVKVCTPAPLKDAYSGLDLAPGTHTLMGGQALQYVRARHIDATSDLGRMKRQQRFLAALIEKAASSGVLLNPLRFRDVTRAVLGSVRADEGFGTDELLDLGRAMRDFSPSSSEFVTVPIGQMNYEVKGIGSTLKWDPAKTDQLFSSLREDKPLTVDQPHHGPAAAPVAPVEVDPRQIRIQVENGTGTAGLAKRVDAALAAAGFATNHLPVTAAAHDAKHTVIAYDPHWDRSARALAAALPGAELRAVPGQGPLLRVTAGADFKDVHKVRFEDPAQPQSAAVRGNDVVCSDG; via the coding sequence TTGGCCAGCCCGCCCCGGTCCCCCTCGCGTCCGCAGCGCCGACCACAGCCGCCCCGCCGTGTGCCGCGCCCGCCCGAGCGGCCCGTGCGGTCCGTCCGCCTGCCCCGCCGGCCGCGCTGGGCCATGCGGGCGGCCTCCACGCTCTCCGTGGTGGTGCTCGCCTCCGCCGGGATCGGGCACGCGGTGATCAGCAGCCTGGACGCGGACATCGCCCGGGTCGACGCGTTCAAGGACATGAAGAACCGGCCCCGCGCGGGCCACGGCATGAACGTGCTGCTGGTCGGCACCGACGGCCGCGACAAGATCACCGAGAAGGAACGGCGGGACTTCCGGCTGGGCGGGGCGCCCTGCCACTGCACCGACACGATGATGATCGTGCACATCTCGGAGAACCGGGACCGGGCCACCGTGGTGAGCCTGCCGCGCGACTCCTACGCCGAGGTGCCCGCGCGCACCGACCCGGCCACCGGCCGGCAGTTCGCCGCGCACCCGGTCAGGCTGAACGCCGCCTACTCCGAGGGCGGCCCGCAGCTGACCGTCCGCACGGTCGAGAACATGACCCATCTGAAGATCGACCACTATCTGGAGGTCGACTTCACCAGCTTCATGAGGACCGTGGACGTCCTCGGCGGGGTGAAGGTCTGCACGCCGGCCCCGCTGAAGGACGCCTACAGCGGCCTCGACCTCGCGCCCGGCACGCACACCCTCATGGGCGGGCAGGCGCTGCAGTACGTACGGGCCCGGCACATCGACGCGACGAGCGACCTGGGCCGGATGAAGCGGCAGCAGCGGTTCCTGGCCGCGCTGATCGAGAAGGCCGCCTCCTCGGGGGTGCTGCTGAACCCGCTCAGGTTCCGCGACGTGACCCGGGCGGTGCTCGGCTCGGTCCGCGCCGACGAGGGCTTCGGCACCGACGAGCTGCTCGACCTCGGCCGGGCCATGCGGGACTTCTCGCCCTCCTCCTCCGAGTTCGTCACCGTGCCCATCGGCCAGATGAACTACGAGGTCAAGGGCATCGGCTCGACTCTGAAGTGGGACCCGGCGAAGACGGACCAGCTCTTCTCGTCCCTGCGCGAGGACAAGCCGCTCACCGTGGACCAGCCGCACCACGGCCCGGCAGCGGCCCCGGTGGCGCCGGTGGAGGTGGACCCCCGGCAGATCCGGATCCAGGTGGAGAACGGCACCGGCACGGCGGGACTCGCCAAACGGGTCGACGCGGCGCTGGCGGCGGCGGGCTTCGCGACGAACCACCTGCCGGTCACGGCCGCCGCGCACGACGCCAAGCACACGGTGATCGCGTACGACCCCCACTGGGACCGCTCCGCCCGCGCGCTGGCCGCGGCCCTGCCGGGGGCCGAGCTGCGGGCCGTGCCGGGCCAGGGGCCGCTGCTGAGGGTGACGGCCGGGGCCGACTTCAAGGACGTGCACAAGGTGCGCTTCGAGGACCCCGCCCAGCCGCAGTCGGCCGCCGTGCGCGGCAACGACGTGGTGTGCTCGGACGGCTAG
- a CDS encoding glycosyltransferase family 2 protein: MNAKPDVRLPAVSVIMPVLDEERHLRGAVQAILAQEYAGDMEVVIALGPSTDRTDEIAAELVREDPRVHTVPNPTGRTPAALNAAIKASRHPIVVRVDGHGMLSPDYITTAVRLLEETGAQNVGGIMHAEGENDWEHAVAAAMTSKIGVGNAAFHTGGEAAPAETVYLGVFRREALEQQGGYNEEFIRAQDWELNFRIREAGGLIWFSPELKVSYRPRPSVRALAKQYKDYGRWRHVVARYHSGSINLRYLAPPTAVCAIAAGIVAGVALTPWGFVVPGGYLAAIAAGSVPAGKGLPLKARLQIPVALATMHMSWGWGFLTSPKSLAKRVIASRRPAVLSSH, translated from the coding sequence ATGAACGCCAAGCCCGACGTGCGGCTCCCCGCTGTTTCCGTGATCATGCCCGTCCTCGACGAGGAGCGGCATCTGCGCGGGGCCGTCCAAGCGATCCTCGCGCAGGAGTACGCCGGCGACATGGAGGTCGTGATCGCCCTCGGTCCGTCCACGGACCGCACGGACGAGATCGCCGCCGAGCTGGTCCGTGAAGACCCGCGCGTGCACACCGTCCCGAACCCGACCGGCCGTACGCCCGCGGCGCTGAACGCGGCGATCAAGGCCTCCCGGCACCCGATCGTGGTCCGTGTCGACGGCCACGGCATGCTCTCGCCGGACTACATCACCACCGCCGTCCGGCTTCTCGAGGAGACCGGCGCGCAGAACGTCGGCGGCATCATGCACGCCGAGGGCGAGAACGACTGGGAGCACGCGGTCGCCGCGGCGATGACCTCGAAGATCGGGGTCGGGAACGCCGCCTTCCACACGGGCGGCGAGGCCGCTCCCGCCGAGACGGTCTACCTCGGCGTCTTCCGCCGCGAGGCGCTGGAGCAGCAGGGCGGCTACAACGAGGAGTTCATCCGAGCCCAGGACTGGGAGCTGAACTTCCGCATCCGCGAGGCCGGCGGGCTGATCTGGTTCTCGCCCGAGCTGAAGGTGTCGTACCGGCCGCGGCCCTCGGTGCGGGCACTGGCCAAGCAGTACAAGGACTACGGCCGCTGGCGGCACGTCGTGGCCCGCTACCACTCCGGCTCCATCAACCTGCGTTATCTCGCCCCGCCGACGGCGGTGTGCGCGATAGCGGCCGGGATCGTGGCCGGCGTGGCCCTCACCCCGTGGGGCTTCGTCGTCCCCGGCGGCTATCTCGCGGCGATCGCCGCGGGCTCCGTCCCGGCGGGCAAGGGTCTGCCCCTGAAGGCGCGGCTGCAGATCCCGGTGGCCCTGGCCACCATGCACATGTCGTGGGGCTGGGGCTTCCTGACCAGCCCGAAGTCGCTGGCGAAGCGGGTCATCGCCTCCCGGCGGCCGGCGGTCCTCAGCTCGCACTGA
- a CDS encoding LCP family protein, producing MSLAPRSSDAGEGSGRHGAGRRGGGTKTDRRRRRRRALRWSATVLAVVILGTATAGYLYYEHLNGNIRKGERSSGDANAHKTAPNAAGQTPLNILLIGSDSRNTAEDLKLGGSRDSVGAPGNADVQMLIHLSADRKSAAMVSIPRDTRVDIPKCTDPKTGKVYPATNDIINTTLGRGGAGCTLATWENLTGVYIDHWMTIDFSGVVSMADAVGGVDVCVKQNVWDHPTPAVPGGSWLKMTAGTHKVQGVQALQWLRTRHAWGSDPLRARAQHMYLNSMIRTLKKQNVFTDTGRLMDLAEAATKSLQVSEEIGTVKKLYDLGMQLKSVPSNRITSVTMPNVEDPKDPKNHVIEDTANADKLWEMLRDDVPLDKNGKNSGSSSNSGDSGAKQAAGTKDTARTPSTDPGRLGVLVQNATQSSTDAAVPGRAGAISQALVQQGYARAAADTSVTQSADKTVVQYPSADLQGDAQAVAKVLGIPTSSVQQSTGVSGVTVVVGADWRTGTSYPKQSKPKAGDLPGNADSINGADTGDCMDVYGPYRW from the coding sequence ATGTCGCTCGCACCGCGGTCCTCGGACGCCGGGGAGGGCTCCGGCCGGCATGGCGCGGGGCGGCGGGGAGGCGGCACGAAGACCGACCGGCGGCGGCGCAGACGGCGCGCCCTGCGCTGGTCGGCGACCGTGCTGGCGGTGGTCATACTCGGCACGGCGACCGCCGGTTACCTGTACTACGAGCATCTCAACGGCAACATCCGCAAGGGCGAGCGCAGCAGCGGCGACGCCAACGCACACAAGACCGCGCCCAACGCGGCCGGCCAGACCCCGCTGAACATCCTGCTGATCGGCTCGGACAGCCGTAACACCGCGGAGGACCTGAAACTCGGCGGCAGCAGGGACAGCGTCGGCGCTCCGGGGAACGCCGACGTGCAGATGCTCATCCACCTGTCCGCGGACCGCAAGAGCGCCGCCATGGTGAGCATCCCCCGCGACACCCGCGTGGACATCCCGAAGTGCACGGATCCCAAGACCGGCAAGGTCTATCCGGCGACCAACGACATCATCAACACCACCCTGGGCCGGGGCGGCGCCGGCTGCACGCTGGCCACCTGGGAGAACCTCACCGGGGTCTACATCGACCACTGGATGACGATCGACTTCTCCGGTGTGGTGAGCATGGCGGACGCCGTCGGCGGGGTCGACGTCTGTGTGAAACAGAACGTGTGGGACCACCCGACGCCCGCGGTGCCCGGCGGGTCGTGGCTGAAGATGACGGCGGGGACGCACAAGGTCCAGGGCGTACAGGCGCTGCAGTGGCTGCGCACCCGGCACGCCTGGGGCAGCGACCCGTTGCGCGCCCGCGCCCAGCACATGTACCTGAACTCGATGATCCGGACGCTCAAGAAGCAGAACGTGTTCACCGACACCGGCCGGCTGATGGACCTGGCCGAGGCGGCCACCAAGTCGCTGCAGGTCTCCGAGGAGATCGGCACGGTCAAGAAGCTGTACGACCTGGGCATGCAGCTGAAGTCGGTGCCGTCGAACCGCATCACGAGCGTGACGATGCCCAACGTCGAGGACCCGAAGGACCCGAAGAACCACGTCATCGAGGACACGGCGAACGCCGACAAGCTGTGGGAGATGCTCCGCGACGACGTGCCGCTCGACAAGAACGGCAAGAACTCGGGCAGTTCGAGCAACTCTGGTGACTCGGGTGCGAAGCAGGCCGCCGGCACGAAGGACACGGCCAGGACGCCCTCGACGGACCCGGGCCGGCTCGGGGTGCTGGTGCAGAACGCCACGCAGAGTTCGACCGACGCCGCGGTGCCGGGCCGGGCGGGGGCGATCAGCCAGGCGCTCGTGCAGCAGGGCTACGCCAGGGCGGCGGCCGACACCTCCGTGACGCAGTCCGCGGACAAGACGGTCGTGCAGTACCCGAGCGCGGACCTCCAGGGCGACGCACAGGCCGTGGCCAAGGTGCTGGGCATTCCGACCAGTTCGGTGCAGCAGTCGACGGGGGTGTCCGGGGTGACGGTCGTCGTCGGCGCGGACTGGCGCACCGGCACGAGCTACCCCAAGCAGTCCAAGCCCAAGGCCGGAGACCTGCCGGGCAACGCCGACTCGATCAACGGCGCGGACACCGGCGACTGCATGGACGTGTACGGGCCCTATCGGTGGTAG
- a CDS encoding LCP family protein: MDAQGRGRADGIDPADQWVLNPKTGEYELRLGASTPQSSVPGPRRPASQEGGGARRRRNDMAAGETRQMSPVSGGDVPRPRSARRRGGEPETAQGRRASRRPVKKKSKVKKVLAWTAGGTAFVLVAVGTAGYLYLRHLEGNISSTDVGDAGSKGFSKDEAFNLLVIGTDKRTGQGNEGYGDKGSVGHADTDILLHVSKDRTNATALSIPRDLIVNIPDCPTKQPDGSTKVIPGTENVRFNTSLGQDGRDPGCTMRTVEEVTGIHVDHFMMADFNAVKTLSSAVGGVEVCVTHPVNDKESHLKLPAGKSVVQGEQALAFVRTRHSFGNQGDLDRIKVQQQFLGSLMRKMSSSDTLTNPSKLLDLAEAATKALTVDTGIDSIGTLKDMALEMKKVPPKNITFTTVPVIDNPAEKVHATVVVNPSAAPAVFDAIKNDVSFTEVKKKQKAAKDAQAAQLKGSRSAPSDVRVRILNGGAVAGSAQEELSWLQTEKGVLKSENAGNAPAQAKNTTLEYAPDQAPQARELAALMGLSGSALKPGKSVINSQGLPAMTLTLGTDFKGAGVSLTAAQKAPDVDKSTASQVKCAS, translated from the coding sequence GTGGACGCGCAAGGCCGTGGGCGGGCGGACGGCATCGATCCCGCCGACCAGTGGGTACTGAATCCGAAAACCGGCGAATACGAACTGCGACTGGGCGCTTCCACACCGCAGTCGTCGGTCCCCGGTCCCCGCAGACCTGCCTCCCAGGAGGGCGGCGGTGCGCGGCGGCGCCGTAACGACATGGCGGCCGGAGAGACCCGGCAGATGAGCCCGGTGAGCGGTGGTGACGTACCGCGGCCGCGCTCGGCCCGGCGCCGGGGCGGTGAGCCGGAGACCGCGCAGGGGCGGCGTGCCTCGCGACGGCCGGTGAAGAAGAAGTCGAAGGTCAAGAAGGTCCTGGCGTGGACCGCGGGCGGCACCGCGTTCGTGCTGGTCGCCGTCGGCACGGCCGGCTACCTCTATCTCCGCCACCTCGAGGGCAACATCAGCTCGACCGACGTCGGCGACGCGGGCTCGAAGGGCTTCAGCAAGGACGAGGCCTTCAACCTCCTGGTCATCGGCACCGACAAGCGCACCGGCCAGGGCAACGAGGGCTACGGCGACAAGGGCAGCGTCGGGCACGCGGACACCGACATCCTGCTGCACGTGTCGAAGGACCGGACGAACGCGACCGCGCTCAGCATCCCGCGCGACCTGATCGTGAACATCCCGGACTGCCCGACGAAGCAGCCGGACGGCAGCACCAAGGTGATCCCCGGCACGGAGAACGTGCGCTTCAACACCAGCCTCGGTCAGGACGGCCGCGACCCGGGCTGCACCATGCGCACCGTGGAGGAGGTCACCGGCATCCACGTGGACCACTTCATGATGGCCGACTTCAACGCGGTGAAGACGCTGTCGAGCGCGGTGGGCGGTGTCGAGGTGTGCGTCACCCATCCCGTGAACGACAAGGAATCCCACCTGAAGCTGCCCGCGGGCAAGTCGGTGGTGCAGGGCGAGCAGGCCCTGGCCTTCGTACGCACCCGGCACAGCTTCGGCAACCAGGGCGACCTGGACCGCATCAAGGTCCAGCAGCAGTTCCTGGGTTCGCTGATGCGCAAGATGTCCTCCAGCGACACCCTCACCAACCCCTCGAAGCTGCTGGACCTCGCGGAGGCGGCGACCAAGGCGCTGACCGTCGACACCGGCATCGACAGCATCGGCACCCTCAAGGACATGGCGCTGGAGATGAAGAAGGTGCCGCCCAAGAACATCACCTTCACCACGGTCCCGGTGATCGACAATCCGGCCGAGAAGGTCCACGCGACCGTGGTCGTCAACCCGTCGGCGGCGCCCGCCGTCTTCGACGCCATCAAGAACGACGTCTCCTTCACCGAGGTCAAGAAGAAGCAGAAGGCGGCCAAGGACGCCCAGGCCGCCCAGCTCAAGGGCAGCAGGTCCGCGCCGTCGGACGTACGGGTGCGGATCCTCAACGGCGGTGCCGTGGCGGGCAGCGCGCAGGAGGAGCTGTCCTGGCTGCAGACCGAGAAGGGCGTGCTGAAGTCGGAGAACGCGGGCAACGCACCGGCGCAGGCGAAGAACACCACGCTGGAGTACGCCCCCGACCAGGCCCCCCAGGCGCGGGAACTGGCCGCGCTGATGGGGCTGTCCGGCTCCGCGCTCAAGCCGGGCAAGAGCGTGATCAACTCCCAGGGGCTGCCGGCGATGACGCTGACCCTGGGCACGGACTTCAAGGGAGCCGGGGTGTCGCTCACCGCCGCGCAGAAGGCACCGGACGTCGACAAGTCCACGGCCAGTCAGGTTAAGTGCGCCTCATAG